In Anaerolineales bacterium, one DNA window encodes the following:
- a CDS encoding CDP-alcohol phosphatidyltransferase family protein: protein MNHKPTFTDRLRIIFKGILDAIGAFLNRLGLTPNSITLLGLVGTTVGAYFISQGKMTTGAFILLAFVLVDAFDGTMARLRGEPSDFGAFVDSVSDRYAELVTFGGLLYYFLSLDDYYGVMITFTAAAGSVIVSYVKARAEGLGFIAKVGILTRVERYLVLIPLLVFNLPFIAVCAIALLANITALQRILHVRVQGHERMRKAREDKEYLH, encoded by the coding sequence ATGAATCATAAACCAACCTTCACAGACAGATTGCGAATTATATTTAAAGGCATATTGGATGCCATTGGCGCGTTTTTGAATCGCCTCGGATTAACTCCAAACTCGATCACATTGCTGGGGCTGGTCGGGACAACCGTCGGGGCATACTTTATTTCGCAGGGCAAAATGACGACGGGGGCTTTTATCCTGCTGGCTTTTGTCCTTGTCGATGCGTTTGATGGAACCATGGCGCGCCTGCGCGGTGAACCCAGCGATTTCGGCGCATTTGTTGATTCGGTCAGCGACCGTTATGCCGAACTCGTCACGTTTGGCGGGCTTTTGTATTACTTTCTTTCGCTGGATGATTATTACGGTGTCATGATCACTTTTACTGCGGCTGCGGGCTCGGTGATCGTTTCTTATGTCAAAGCGCGCGCTGAGGGATTGGGCTTTATTGCAAAGGTGGGGATTCTCACTCGTGTCGAAAGGTATCTTGTGTTAATTCCGCTGCTCGTGTTTAATCTGCCCTTCATTGCAGTTTGTGCCATCGCCCTGCTCGCCAACATTACCGCACTTCAGCGAATTCTTCACGTCCGTGT